In the Acanthopagrus latus isolate v.2019 chromosome 23, fAcaLat1.1, whole genome shotgun sequence genome, one interval contains:
- the LOC119014809 gene encoding envoplakin-like, with translation MSRVYSSVKINKFQSSDLAELISRMKRNFDRVEKTILQSEELLAVDKERDRQNMTRIHKRANTNNLKEAERLLRELFADLEKSKKMQHPQALEIERDMKSLHDRLERDCAIFRDLYNQTLGLELTQTVDVRPVVEVDHPQRAVTVQSSPGGPRAADLASELDRIYRDLEECEGQIRGRLRAPLDNRSPTQDLVNRLQELEKSAQTVRKLESEKAAVQREMGPILAKKSLEPTASSLPPKLSAVNNKIDDISTLIDLYNKKATASMNLEKQIRYMDSIVSGSEEQLAKDGVIIDEQKALEKRNRQLQLMHKEIASNWDELTKLGRDLDLTEQACSHLQCSFKEYCPDIQRQEDEVERLHNQYTTVKNELKERLDLIGEAITKNQDFQTALQSLDFFLVNLPNNAIRLSDDVEQIRAKQNSQMRVVEDIRSKSKELDRVRSLSHDLQSVLYEYEVRSKSYHGTLSEEYDDDDDEDRNDELVRWRRQTVAQAVQRKEKNLLNFYSEVSAVNHQLLIQLETARDIKARNEGKVTRVFITQHQQIQGRDLEESVSLKTELSKETSRRLRAERELETYRKRLVALRNRRGVERVEEREVVEYYRDPTLELELQSLTKLIQDETFKRSRFHSEIEVYKEKITKARLTKIEPKLMIKIETQYERDFKLDKEAARIREEMQRIRLERQTIDTKMYHMKTELTVLAQQKTTIRERVVRKEVVKIEKDPEMLNAVLKFKSEIATLESHCKSLNESISSTRIQINTLERVIPTIQPREVTRVLTQVQQDPETLEESKKLRIALEEERREYAILMEDMRTLRLRYTEVEKVSIKVEVREIINEVYRVTPEIEAELVRLRKELQEWSRKHTILEKEMNTVMTTRTTLRAQKPIVEYKEVIQEVVKVQNSPEVIKELQRLTSEVSRLQRHYNSTLELLTTLFQERDTLKVEKSKVETKIVVKELVRYENDPRLEKEADRLRKSVREESQLRRSVEESLVELRNQYIFLEEQKQEERIVVHEVVRIQKDHKQILEHERLSRTLNEEITARRQLEMDVRQLRTLIREKETSLSQTDVHQIRIQLDSELSQIKSFIYEFENKPIEEKVVIKEVFKVERDPELEKVIAGLRVQLETEATNTNHTEKEIRNLAVKLEVLQKEKSVEKVIYREVVHVENDPAVEAELEHLRQLVTQERNLRCDQEAKIQNITIKITHLQTSTTVISEEETTRRDALQRERDDLLRQLKTLESQRQNITITFQQQSKLVSERKEIALQRSLETSSEMQRLEREILTEKDKIHQRDSLIIELQNSIKQEEHSHTQTRETSRSTKITIMDPETGKDMSPYDAYVLGLIERDHYIRLSKLECDWEEITSSGPDGDTTILQDRKSGKQYSIKDALRDGRLTQLDLTNYKEGNMHISELALLVVGETKQTSISTLSSMRSSLRSSYTSLNTHDSGSSNNLTALTCEEYFPISGIFDTTTESRMSVRSALTRKIIDNDTALTLLEAQAASGGIVDLNKKDKMSIHKAVAQGLIDQGHMYKLLNAQKAFTGVEDPVTKVRLPVGLAAQKGYIPAENARRYMEAQYLIGGLVNPAKAGRITVQEALAGNLIDSTTADQLLDETSHTKVLVDPITKEKISYKQAMDRCKRDISTGLLLLPAASTDTSNAPSYSNYRFSSTNGRY, from the exons ATGTCGAGGGTGTACAGTTCTGTGAAGATCAACAA gTTTCAGTCCAGTGACCTGGCTGAGCTGATTTCTCGCATGAAGAGAAATTTTGACCGAGTGGAGAAGACTATCCTGCAATCGGAGGAGCTTCTGGCTGTG GACAAAGAGCGTGATAGGCAGAATATGACCCGGATCCACAAGAGAGCAAATACAAACAACCTGAAGGAGGCTGAGCGGCTGCTGAGGGAACTCTTTGCGGACTTGGAAAAGTCAAAGAAGATGCAGCACCCGCAGGCTctggagatagagagaga TATGAAAAGTCTGCACGATCGTTTGGAGAGGGACTGCGCCATCTTCAGGGACCTGTACAACCAGACGCTAGGTCTGGAGCTGACACAGACAGTTGATGTAAGACCTGTTGTAGAGGTGGATCACCCACAGAGGGCAG TCACTGTCCAAAGTTCTCCAGGGGGTCCCAGAGCTGCCGACTTGGCCAGTGAATTAGACAGGATCTACAGAGACCTTGAAGAGTGCGAAGGACAAATCCGGGGAAGACTCAGGGCACCGCTGGACAACCGCAGCCCCACACAGGACCTGGTCAACAGGCTGCAAGAGCTTGAG AAATCTGCTCAGACTGTCAGAAAACTAGAGTCTGAGAAGGCTGCGgtgcagagagagatggggCCTATTCTGGCTAAGAAATCACTGGAACCCACCGCCTCCAGCCTGCCCCCCAAACTCAGCGCTGTCAACAACAAGATCGATGACATCAGCACCCTCATTGATCTTTATAACAAGAA AGCCACAGCCTCCATGAACCTGGAAAAGCAGATTCGGTACATGGACAGCATCGTCTCTGGGTCTGAGGAGCAGCTGGCCAAAGATGGAGTCATTATTGATGAGCAGAAGGCCCTTGAGAAACGCAACAGGCAGCTGCAG CTAATGCATAAGGAAATCGCCTCAAACTGGGATGAGCTGACGAAACTAGGCAGAGACTTGGACCTGACAGAACAAGCGTGCAGCCACCTGCAGTGCAGTTTCAAAGAATACTGTCCTGACATCCAGCGgcaggaggacgaggtggaGAGGCTGCACAACCAATACACAACTGTCAAGAATGAGCTCAAGGAAAG GCTTGATCTCATAGGGGAAGCAATCACTAAAAATCAAGACTTCCAGACTGCTCTTCAGTCCCTGGATTTCTTCTTGGTCAACTTACCAAATAATGCCATCAGACTTAGTGATGATGTGGAGCAGATCAGAGCCAAGCAGAACTCTCAAATG CGAGTGGTGGAGGACATCAGGAGTAAATCAAAGGAGTTAGACCGTGTCAGGAGTCTTTCCCATGATCTCCAGAGTGTCTTATAT GAGTATGAGGTTAGGTCAAAAAGTTACCATGGCACTCTGAGTGAGGAatatgacgatgatgacgatgaggaCAGGAATGATGAACTAGTCCGATGGAGACGTCAAACAGTGGCTCAGGCTGTTCAGAGAAAG GAGAAAAATCTACTGAACTTTTACTCTGAGGTGTCTGCAGTAAACCACCAGCTTCTCATCCAGCTGGAAACGGCGAGGGACATCAAGGCCAGG AATGAAGGAAAAGTCACTCGGGTTTTCATCACTCAGCACCAACAGATCCAGGGGAGGGACCTCGAGGAGAGTGTTAGTCTGAAAACTGAATTAAGTAAGGAGACTTCCAGGCGCTTACGTGCTGAACGTGAGCTGGAAACATACCGCAAGAGGCTTGTAGCTCTGAGGAACAGAAGAGGagtggagagggtggaggagagggaggtggtggaATACTACCGTGACCCCACGCTGGAGCTGGAACTACAGTCCTTGACAAAACTGATCCAGGATGAAACTTTCAAAAGGTCAAGATTCCATTCAGAGATAGAAGTTTACAAAGAGAAAATAACCAAAGCCCGACTGACCAAAATAGAACCTAAACTAATGATTAAGATTGAGACGCAGTATGAGAGAGATTTTAAACTTGACAAAGAAGCTGCCAGGATTAGGGAGGAGATGCAGAGGATACGACTGGAGCGCCAAACAATAGATACCAAGATGTATCATATGAAAACTGAGCTCACTGTTCTTGCTCAGCAGAAAACCACAATCAGGGAGAGGGTTGTCAGAAAAGAGGTGGTGAAGATTGAAAAAGATCCAGAGATGCTGAATGCTGTTCTCAAGTTCAAGAGTGAGATTGCAACACTGGAATCCCATTGCAAGTCTCTTAACGAGAGCATTTCTAGCACAAGGATCCAGATTAACACACTGGAGAGGGTCATTCCCACCATCCAACCGAGGGAAGTCACCCGAGTGCTGACACAAGTGCAGCAAGATCCAGAAACACTCGAAGAGTCAAAGAAACTACGAATAGCcttggaggaggagagacgtgAATATGCAATCTTGATGGAGGACATGAGAACCCTTCGGCTCCGCTACACTGAAGTGGAGAAGGTAAGCATTAAAGTCGAGGTTAGGGAGATCATCAATGAGGTCTACAGAGTCACCCCTGAGATAGAAGCCGAGCTTGTGCGTCTGCGGAAAGAGCTGCAAGAATGGAGCCGTAAACACACAATTTtggaaaaggaaatgaacaCAGTGATGACGACTCGGACTACCCTGCGTGCTCAGAAACCCATAGTGGAATACAAGGAGGTGATCCAGGAGGTGGTCAAAGTTCAGAACAGCCCAGAAGTAATCAAGGAATTACAAAGACTAACCAGCGAAGTTTCCCGTCTGCAACGCCACTATAACTCCACCCTAGAGCTGCTGACCACACTCTTTCAAGAGAGAGACACGCTGAAGGTTGAAAAGTCCAAGGTGGAGACCAAGATTGTTGTCAAAGAGCTCGTCAGGTATGAGAATGATCCTCGTCTTGAGAAAGAGGCTGACAGACTTCGGAAGTCTGTGAGAGAAGAGAGTCAGCTACGCCGCAGTGTGGAGGAGTCTCTCGTTGAACTCCGTAACcaatacatttttcttgaagagcagaagcaggaggagaggattgTTGTGCATGAAGTGGTGCGTATTCAGAAAGACCACAAGCAGATCCTGGAGCATGAGAGGTTGAGCAGGACTCTGAATGAGGAAATAACAGCCCGTAGACAGCTTGAAATGGATGTCAGGCAGCTCAGAACCCTGATTCGAGAAAAAGAGACTAGCCTATCTCAGACAGATGTCCATCAGATTAGGATCCAACTAGATTCGGAGCTCAGCCAGATCAAATCTTTCATTTATGAATTTGAAAATAAGCCCATTGAGGAGAAGGTTGTCATCAAAGAGGTCTTCAAAGTGGAGAGGGACCCTGAGCTTGAAAAAGTTATCGCGGGTTTACGCGTTCAGTTGGAGACTGAGGCCACTAATACCAATCATACTGAGAAAGAAATTCGCAACCTGGCGGTCAAGTTGGAGGTCCTGCAAAAGGAGAAGTCTGTTGAGAAGGTCATTTACAGAGAAGTTGTTCATGTAGAGAATGACCCAGCAGTGGAAGCTGAACTGGAACATCTAAGACAGCTAGTAACACAGGAGAGAAATCTTAGGTGTGACCAGGAAGCTAAAATTCAGAACATCACCATCAAAATAACCCATCTGCAGACATCAACGACTGTAATTTCTGAGGAGGAGACTACCAGAAGAGAtgccctgcagagagagagggacgaTCTCCTCAGACAGCTCAAAACACTGGAGTCTCAAAGACAGAACATCACTATAACCTTCCAGCAACAGTCCAAGCTGGTGAGCGAGAGAAAGGAGATTGCACTGCAGAGGAGTCTTGAAACATCCTCTGAAATGCAACGTCTGGAGAGAGAAATCCTCACcgaaaaagacaaaatacaccAGAGAGATTCACTCATAATTGAGCTGCAGAACAGCATCAAACAAGAAGAACATTCTCACACTCAAACCAGAGAGACAAGTCGTTCCACAAAGATCACCATCATGGATCCAGAAACCGGTAAAGACATGTCTCCCTATGATGCCTACGTGCTTGGCCTAATTGAACGTGACCACTACATCAGGCTGTCAAAGTTGGAGTGCGACTGGGAGGAAATCACTTCAAGTGGTCCAGATGGGGATACAACAATTCTACAGGATCGCAAAAGTGGAAAGCAGTACTCTATCAAAGATGCTCTGAGAGACGGTCGCTTGACCCAACTTGACCTGACGAACTACAAGGAAGGGAATATGCACATTTCTGAGCTGGCCCTCCTTGTTGTGGGGGAAACCAAACAAACCTCAATCTCTACTTTGAGCTCCATGCGATCCTCCCTTAGGTCGTCCTATACCAGCCTCAACACTCACGATAGTGGTAGTTCAAACAACCTCACTGCTTTAACTTGTGAGGAGTATTTCCCCATCTCTGGGATTTTCGACACCACCACTGAAAGCCGCATGTCTGTGAGAAGCGCCCTGACCCGCAAAATCATCGATAACGACACGGCTCTGACACTGCTGGAGGCACAAGCAGCCTCTGGTGGAATCGTTGATCTCAACAAAAAGGATAAAATGTCCATCCATAAGGCAGTCGCGCAAGGTTTAATAGACCAAGGTCACATGTACAAGCTTCTGAACGCCCAGAAGGCCTTCACAGGAGTCGAGGATCCAGTGACCAAAGTGCGCCTTCCAGTGGGGCTGGCAGCACAGAAAGGGTATATTCCTGCAGAAAATGCCAGGAGGTACATGGAGGCGCAGTATCTGATTGGTGGGTTGGTGAACCCCGCTAAAGCAGGCCGCATCACTGTCCAAGAAGCTCTCGCTGGCAATCTAATCGACAGCACAACTGCTGATCAGCTGCTGGATGAGACTTCCCACACAAAAGTGCTGGTGGACCCCATCACTAAAGAGAAGATATCGTACAAGCAGGCGATGGATCGGTGTAAGAGAGACATCAGCACAGGgctcctgctgcttcctgcagCCTCCACTGATACCTCAAACGCCCCGTCATACTCAAACTATCGGTTCAGTTCCACCAATGGCAGATACTAG